The following are from one region of the Chloroflexia bacterium SDU3-3 genome:
- a CDS encoding anaerobic glycerol-3-phosphate dehydrogenase subunit C — protein sequence MDLIELSLEQSLDHCIKCNICASACPVSAVTDKFPGPKYVGPQAQRFRQAGQPTPDESVDYCSGCRVCNQVCPTGVRIAELNARARAKIVEEKGLPLRNLMLGHSDIIGVLGSGPQAPLANFAANFGPARYVAEKLFGVARKAPFPPFSTYTFRSWVKRRSRRQAQEGGSPTPAAPTASAKKQVVFFHGCATNYYEPHVGKAAIEVLELNGYEVIVAEQGCCGLPLLSNGAFPDAQKYHDYNVEKLYPYVQKGIPIVGTSTSCTLTLKEEAPELLGLHSEPVRAVAENTYDIFEFLRMLHEKGELNTNFKPIERSLPYHAPCQLRAHRIGKPALDIMELIPGLTITDSTAACCGIAGTYGFKQEKYQIGMDVGKPLFDFVRESGSDEALCDSETCRWQITHGSGVASKHPIEILREAYS from the coding sequence ATAGATCTGATCGAGCTGTCGCTTGAGCAGTCGCTCGACCACTGCATCAAGTGCAATATCTGCGCGTCGGCCTGCCCCGTCAGCGCCGTCACCGACAAGTTCCCCGGCCCCAAGTACGTGGGGCCGCAGGCCCAGCGCTTCCGCCAGGCCGGCCAGCCCACCCCCGACGAGTCGGTGGACTACTGCTCGGGCTGCCGGGTGTGCAACCAGGTCTGCCCCACCGGCGTGCGCATCGCCGAGCTGAACGCCCGCGCCCGCGCCAAGATCGTGGAGGAGAAGGGCCTGCCGCTGCGCAACCTGATGCTGGGCCACTCCGACATCATCGGCGTGCTGGGCAGCGGCCCGCAGGCCCCGCTGGCCAACTTCGCGGCCAACTTCGGCCCGGCCCGCTATGTGGCCGAGAAGCTGTTCGGCGTGGCACGCAAGGCCCCCTTCCCGCCCTTCAGCACCTACACCTTTCGCTCGTGGGTGAAGCGCCGCAGCCGCAGGCAAGCCCAGGAGGGCGGCAGCCCCACGCCCGCCGCGCCCACGGCCAGCGCAAAAAAACAGGTGGTCTTCTTCCACGGCTGCGCCACCAACTACTACGAGCCGCACGTGGGCAAGGCCGCCATCGAGGTGCTAGAGCTGAACGGCTACGAGGTGATCGTGGCCGAGCAGGGCTGCTGCGGCCTGCCGCTGCTCTCCAACGGGGCCTTCCCCGACGCGCAGAAGTACCACGACTACAACGTCGAGAAGCTCTACCCCTACGTCCAGAAGGGCATCCCAATCGTGGGCACCAGCACCAGCTGCACGCTGACGCTGAAGGAGGAGGCCCCCGAGCTGCTGGGCCTGCACTCCGAGCCGGTGCGCGCCGTGGCCGAGAACACCTACGATATCTTCGAGTTCCTGCGCATGCTGCACGAGAAGGGCGAGCTGAACACCAACTTCAAGCCCATCGAGCGCAGCCTGCCCTACCACGCGCCCTGCCAGCTGCGCGCCCACCGCATCGGCAAGCCCGCGCTCGACATCATGGAGCTAATCCCCGGCCTGACGATCACCGACAGCACCGCCGCTTGCTGCGGGATCGCCGGAACCTACGGCTTCAAGCAGGAGAAGTACCAGATCGGTATGGATGTGGGCAAGCCGCTGTTCGACTTCGTGCGCGAGAGCGGCAGCGATGAGGCCCTGTGCGACTCGGAGACCTGCCGCTGGCAGATCACCCACGGCAGCGGCGTGGCCAGCAAGCACCCGATCGAGATCCTGCGCGAGGCCTACAGCTAG
- the glpB gene encoding glycerol-3-phosphate dehydrogenase subunit GlpB, with protein MRDTIVIGAGLSGLMAALQLAEAGRRPLVLAKGQGATHWTPGTIDIWGAVGDQTLREALEALIAGRPEHPYARVGVAQVESAIERFRALVEAARYPYVGGLDRNVLLPTAIGALRPAALFPATMAAGDMRQGGKTLIAGFRQLRDFFPPMIAANLREQGHDAQGVYLDLPASTGRTLDFNTRSFALLFDRPEWRAQIGQQLRKLKGDATRIGLPAVLGLHDPMAVVADLQREAGALIFEIPTVPASVPGMRLAEIFARAITAAGGRMQLGAFVERAEGEGQQLRHIYSEAAARQQQHSAQQFVLATGGVGGGGVWSDPEGKVWERALGLPILAPQGRGQWFSPRFLDPTGHPIFQAGVAVDTRFRPIDGGQVVYENVAVAGAALAGADPVRERCYSGLALATGYAAAQSLL; from the coding sequence ATGCGAGACACTATTGTTATCGGCGCTGGCCTCTCGGGCCTGATGGCCGCGCTCCAGCTCGCCGAGGCCGGGCGCAGGCCGCTCGTGCTGGCCAAGGGCCAGGGCGCGACCCACTGGACACCCGGCACCATCGACATCTGGGGCGCGGTGGGCGACCAGACCCTGCGCGAGGCCCTAGAGGCCCTGATCGCCGGTCGGCCCGAGCACCCCTACGCCCGCGTGGGTGTGGCCCAGGTCGAGTCCGCCATCGAGCGCTTCCGCGCGCTGGTCGAGGCCGCCCGCTACCCCTACGTGGGCGGGCTTGACCGCAACGTGCTGCTGCCCACCGCCATCGGCGCGCTGCGCCCGGCGGCGCTGTTCCCCGCCACCATGGCGGCGGGCGACATGCGCCAGGGCGGCAAGACGCTGATCGCCGGGTTCCGCCAGCTGCGCGACTTCTTCCCGCCCATGATCGCTGCCAACCTGCGCGAGCAGGGCCACGACGCCCAGGGCGTCTACCTGGATCTACCCGCATCCACCGGGCGCACGCTCGATTTCAACACCCGCAGCTTCGCCCTGCTGTTCGACCGCCCCGAGTGGCGCGCGCAGATCGGCCAGCAGCTGCGCAAGCTGAAGGGCGACGCCACCCGCATCGGCCTGCCCGCCGTGCTGGGCCTGCACGACCCCATGGCCGTGGTGGCCGACCTTCAGCGCGAGGCCGGAGCCTTAATCTTCGAGATCCCCACCGTTCCGGCATCCGTCCCCGGCATGCGCCTGGCCGAGATCTTCGCCAGAGCGATCACGGCGGCGGGCGGGCGCATGCAGCTGGGCGCGTTCGTGGAGCGCGCCGAGGGCGAGGGCCAGCAGCTGCGCCATATCTACAGCGAGGCCGCCGCGCGCCAGCAGCAGCACAGCGCACAGCAGTTCGTGCTGGCCACCGGCGGCGTGGGCGGCGGCGGGGTCTGGAGCGACCCCGAGGGCAAGGTCTGGGAGCGCGCCCTGGGCCTGCCCATCCTGGCACCGCAGGGACGCGGCCAGTGGTTCTCGCCGCGCTTCCTCGACCCGACGGGCCACCCGATCTTCCAGGCCGGGGTGGCGGTAGATACGCGCTTCCGCCCGATCGATGGTGGGCAGGTGGTGTATGAAAATGTCGCGGTTGCTGGCGCGGCGCTTGCAGGCGCTGACCCTGTTCGCGAGCGCTGCTACAGCGGCTTGGCCCTGGCCACCGGCTACGCGGCAGCCCAGAGCCTGCTCTAG
- the glpA gene encoding anaerobic glycerol-3-phosphate dehydrogenase subunit A — MQTIVTEVLVIGGGATGAGCLRDLAMRGIRAVLVEKGDMTHGTTGRYHGLVHSGGRYAVKDPQSAHECAVENKILRTIMPHCIEDTSGFFVATPWDDPSYGDTFLEGCRKTGVACEEISVAEALRREPALNPRISRAFEVNDASADSFLATDLNVLSAKHYGAQALPYHAVVDLIREGDRVVGAVVEDLSTGEHKRIEAAYVLNAAGAWAGKIAGMAGVKVTVVPGKGVMVAMNHRMVNTVINRCKMPADGDIIVPAHTVAVIGTTDRHVPDPDVYGIDPDEVALMMEEGAKLVPNFTSYRALRAWAGVRPLYKDQDVADDRDISRTYKLLDHSQRDGVEGLMSIVGGKWTTYRMMAEEAVDAIAKKLGNTQPCRTAGEILPHNQAGHFHRKGERLAQIERDDTYGDLICECELVTRGDVLASIQAGARNIDDIRRDTRLGMGPCQGGFCTFRAVALWEEQKAAQQAEGGSSSVSLSGALLRHFLQERWKGLTAVMWADQLRQARLDEIMYLDTLGVDLLPPGGENSQAGEGVVTKHAAIATEYDNA; from the coding sequence ATGCAAACGATCGTAACCGAAGTGCTTGTCATCGGCGGCGGCGCGACCGGCGCTGGCTGCCTGCGCGACCTGGCCATGCGCGGCATCCGCGCCGTGCTGGTCGAGAAGGGCGACATGACCCACGGCACCACGGGCCGCTACCACGGCCTGGTGCACAGCGGCGGGCGCTACGCGGTAAAAGACCCGCAGTCGGCCCACGAGTGCGCGGTGGAAAATAAGATCCTGCGCACGATCATGCCGCACTGCATCGAGGATACCAGCGGCTTCTTCGTGGCCACCCCCTGGGATGACCCGAGCTACGGCGACACCTTCTTGGAAGGCTGCCGCAAGACCGGCGTGGCCTGCGAGGAGATCAGCGTGGCCGAGGCGCTGCGCCGCGAGCCAGCGCTCAACCCGCGCATCAGCCGCGCCTTCGAGGTCAACGACGCATCCGCCGACTCGTTCCTGGCCACCGACCTGAACGTACTCTCGGCCAAGCACTACGGCGCGCAGGCCCTGCCCTACCACGCCGTGGTGGACCTCATCCGCGAGGGCGACCGCGTGGTGGGCGCGGTGGTGGAAGACCTGAGCACCGGCGAGCACAAGCGGATCGAGGCGGCCTATGTGCTGAACGCCGCAGGCGCGTGGGCGGGCAAGATCGCAGGCATGGCCGGGGTGAAGGTGACCGTGGTGCCCGGCAAGGGCGTGATGGTGGCCATGAACCACCGCATGGTCAACACTGTGATCAACCGCTGCAAGATGCCCGCCGACGGCGACATCATCGTGCCTGCCCACACCGTGGCCGTGATCGGCACCACCGACCGCCACGTGCCCGACCCCGATGTCTACGGCATCGACCCCGACGAGGTGGCCCTGATGATGGAGGAGGGCGCGAAGCTGGTGCCCAACTTCACATCCTACCGCGCCCTGCGCGCCTGGGCCGGGGTCCGCCCGCTCTACAAAGACCAGGATGTGGCCGACGACCGCGACATCAGCCGCACCTACAAGCTGCTTGACCACAGCCAGCGCGACGGCGTGGAGGGCCTGATGTCGATCGTGGGCGGCAAGTGGACAACCTACCGCATGATGGCCGAGGAGGCGGTGGACGCAATCGCCAAGAAGCTGGGCAACACCCAGCCCTGCCGCACCGCAGGCGAGATCCTGCCCCACAACCAAGCCGGCCACTTCCACCGCAAGGGCGAGCGGCTGGCCCAGATCGAGCGCGACGACACCTACGGCGACCTGATCTGTGAGTGCGAGCTGGTGACGCGCGGCGACGTGCTGGCCTCTATCCAGGCCGGGGCGCGCAACATCGACGACATCCGCCGCGACACCCGGCTGGGCATGGGGCCGTGCCAGGGCGGCTTCTGCACCTTCCGCGCCGTGGCCCTCTGGGAAGAGCAGAAGGCCGCGCAGCAGGCCGAGGGTGGCTCCTCCAGCGTCTCGCTCTCGGGCGCGCTGCTGCGCCACTTCCTCCAGGAGCGCTGGAAGGGCCTGACCGCCGTGATGTGGGCAGACCAGCTGCGCCAGGCTCGGCTCGACGAGATCATGTACCTCGACACGCTGGGTGTCGACCTGCTGCCCCCCGGCGGCGAGAACAGCCAGGCGGGCGAGGGCGTGGTCACCAAGCACGCCGCGATCGCCACCGAGTACGACAACGCATAA
- the glpK gene encoding glycerol kinase GlpK: MAKYVAAIDQGTTSTRCIIFDHGGNIVCVDQKEHEQIYPQPGWVEHNPNEIRTRTNDVVDGALRKGNINIDNIAAVGITNQRETTLVWDKNTGRPLYNAIVWQDTRTTQICNDLAREGGQDRFREKVGLPLSTYFSGPKIRWILDNVPGAREAAERGDAVFGNMDTFVTWWLTGGPNGGVHITDVTNASRTMLMNIATLQWDDDMLDALGIPRQMLPEIRSSSEVYGNAVGVIGGIPVAGILGDQQAALVGQTCYSSGEAKNTYGTGCFMLLNTGNEMVPSKSGLLTTMGYKFGDQAPVYALEGSIAIAGALVQWLRDNLGIIKNSGEIEELAKTVEDNGGAYFVPAFSGLYAPYWRSDARGVIAGLTRYVNKGHIARAVLEATAFQTREVLDAMNTDSGVDLKALKVDGGMVANETLMQFQADILGVPVVRPKVAETTALGAAYAAGLATGFWKSTDDLRQNWQIEKTWEPKMSADQRDSLYSQWKKAVTKTFDWVE, from the coding sequence ATGGCAAAGTATGTGGCGGCAATCGATCAGGGTACCACCAGCACACGCTGCATTATCTTCGACCACGGCGGCAATATCGTCTGCGTCGATCAGAAAGAGCACGAGCAGATCTACCCGCAGCCCGGCTGGGTCGAGCACAACCCGAACGAGATCCGCACACGCACCAACGATGTGGTTGACGGGGCGCTGCGCAAGGGGAACATTAACATCGACAACATCGCGGCGGTTGGCATCACCAACCAGCGCGAGACCACGCTGGTGTGGGACAAGAACACCGGGCGACCGCTCTACAACGCGATCGTGTGGCAGGACACCCGCACCACCCAGATCTGCAACGATCTGGCCCGCGAGGGCGGCCAGGATCGCTTCCGCGAGAAGGTCGGCCTGCCGCTCTCGACCTACTTCTCCGGCCCCAAGATCCGCTGGATCTTGGACAACGTGCCGGGCGCGCGCGAGGCCGCCGAGCGCGGCGACGCGGTGTTCGGCAACATGGACACCTTTGTGACATGGTGGCTCACCGGCGGGCCGAACGGCGGCGTGCACATCACCGACGTGACCAACGCCAGCCGCACCATGCTCATGAACATCGCCACGCTGCAGTGGGATGACGACATGCTGGATGCGCTGGGCATCCCGCGCCAGATGCTGCCCGAGATCCGCTCTTCCAGCGAGGTCTACGGCAACGCGGTGGGCGTGATCGGCGGCATCCCAGTGGCGGGCATCCTGGGCGACCAGCAGGCCGCGCTGGTGGGCCAGACATGCTACAGCAGCGGCGAGGCCAAGAACACCTACGGCACCGGCTGCTTCATGCTGCTGAACACCGGCAACGAGATGGTGCCCTCGAAGAGCGGTCTGCTCACCACCATGGGCTATAAGTTCGGCGACCAGGCCCCAGTCTACGCGCTGGAAGGCTCGATCGCGATCGCGGGCGCGCTGGTGCAGTGGCTGCGCGACAACCTGGGCATCATCAAGAACAGCGGCGAGATCGAAGAGCTGGCCAAGACCGTGGAGGACAACGGCGGGGCCTACTTCGTGCCGGCCTTCTCGGGCCTGTACGCGCCCTACTGGCGATCCGACGCCCGCGGCGTGATCGCTGGCCTCACCCGCTATGTCAACAAGGGCCACATCGCCCGCGCCGTGCTGGAGGCCACCGCCTTCCAGACCCGCGAGGTGCTGGATGCCATGAACACCGACTCGGGCGTGGATCTGAAGGCCCTGAAGGTGGACGGCGGCATGGTGGCCAACGAGACGCTGATGCAGTTCCAGGCCGACATCCTGGGCGTGCCGGTGGTGCGGCCCAAGGTGGCCGAGACCACCGCGCTGGGCGCGGCCTACGCGGCGGGCCTGGCCACCGGCTTCTGGAAGAGCACCGACGACCTGCGCCAGAACTGGCAGATCGAGAAGACCTGGGAGCCGAAGATGAGCGCCGACCAGCGCGACTCGCTCTATAGCCAGTGGAAGAAGGCCGTGACCAAGACCTTCGACTGGGTCGAGTAG
- the dhaL gene encoding dihydroxyacetone kinase subunit L, translating into MQITADMIIRYIEGVAARISQHRDELTQLDSAIGDADHGANLDRGFAAVVAKLPTVADKDIGTILKTAGMTLVSTVGGASGPLYGTAYMRAGMALADRYEISENELVVALDAALEGIIARGKAQRGEKTMVDAIAPGIDALKAALASGVPPHEATAQALAAVEQGMKDTIPMLATKGRASYLGERSIGHQDPGATSAFYMSQVLAETLAQGA; encoded by the coding sequence ATGCAGATCACTGCCGACATGATCATCCGCTACATCGAGGGGGTGGCCGCGCGCATCAGCCAGCACCGCGACGAGCTGACCCAGCTCGACTCGGCGATTGGCGACGCCGACCACGGCGCAAACCTCGACCGTGGCTTCGCCGCCGTGGTGGCCAAGCTGCCCACCGTGGCCGACAAAGACATCGGGACCATCCTGAAGACCGCTGGTATGACCCTGGTCTCCACCGTGGGCGGCGCATCCGGCCCGCTGTACGGCACCGCCTACATGCGCGCCGGTATGGCCCTGGCCGACCGCTACGAGATCAGCGAGAACGAGCTGGTGGTGGCGCTCGACGCCGCGCTGGAGGGCATTATCGCCCGTGGCAAGGCCCAGCGCGGCGAGAAGACCATGGTGGACGCCATCGCACCCGGCATCGACGCGCTCAAGGCTGCGCTGGCCAGCGGGGTGCCCCCCCACGAGGCCACCGCCCAGGCCCTGGCCGCCGTCGAGCAGGGCATGAAGGACACCATCCCGATGCTGGCCACCAAAGGCCGCGCCTCGTACCTAGGCGAGCGCAGCATCGGGCACCAAGACCCAGGCGCGACATCGGCGTTCTATATGTCGCAGGTGCTGGCCGAGACCCTGGCGCAGGGCGCGTAG
- the dhaK gene encoding dihydroxyacetone kinase subunit DhaK, with the protein MKKLINSPENVVKDALAGMAAAHPDLLRVSYDPDFIMRADGPIKGKVAVLSGGGSGHEPMHGGFVGKGMLDAACPGAVFTSPVPDQMLAATKAIDGGAGVLHIVKNYTGDVMNFEMAAEMAQAEGIDVAAVVTNDDVAVQDSLYTAGRRGVGVTVLLEKIVGAAAETGANLEEVKRIAEKVNALGRSMGMALTSCTVPHAGKPTFELGENEMEIGIGIHGEPGRRRVPLQDAASITEMLATPILEDLPFKSGDNVLAFVNGMGGTPLIELYVVYNELTKILKGRNITISRKLVGSYITSLEMAGCSITLVKMDDELTKLWDAPVLTPALRWGM; encoded by the coding sequence ATGAAGAAGCTGATCAACTCGCCAGAGAACGTGGTGAAAGACGCGCTGGCCGGCATGGCCGCCGCCCACCCCGATCTGCTGCGGGTCTCGTACGATCCCGATTTCATCATGCGAGCCGATGGCCCGATCAAGGGTAAGGTGGCGGTGCTCTCGGGCGGCGGCAGCGGCCACGAGCCGATGCACGGCGGCTTTGTGGGCAAGGGCATGCTGGATGCGGCCTGCCCCGGCGCGGTGTTCACCTCGCCCGTGCCCGACCAGATGCTGGCCGCCACCAAGGCGATCGACGGCGGCGCTGGCGTGCTGCACATCGTCAAGAACTACACTGGCGACGTGATGAACTTCGAGATGGCCGCCGAGATGGCCCAGGCCGAGGGCATCGACGTGGCCGCCGTGGTGACCAACGACGATGTGGCCGTGCAGGACAGCCTCTACACCGCCGGTCGGCGCGGCGTGGGTGTGACAGTGCTGCTGGAGAAGATCGTGGGCGCGGCTGCCGAGACCGGGGCCAACCTGGAGGAGGTCAAGCGCATCGCCGAGAAGGTCAACGCGCTCGGGCGCTCGATGGGCATGGCGCTCACCAGCTGCACGGTGCCCCACGCGGGCAAGCCCACCTTCGAGCTGGGCGAGAACGAGATGGAGATCGGCATCGGCATCCACGGCGAGCCGGGCCGCAGGCGCGTGCCGCTTCAGGATGCGGCATCCATCACCGAGATGCTGGCCACACCCATCCTCGAAGACCTGCCCTTCAAGAGCGGCGACAATGTGCTGGCCTTCGTGAACGGCATGGGCGGCACCCCGCTGATCGAGCTGTATGTGGTCTACAACGAGCTGACCAAGATCCTGAAGGGCCGCAACATCACCATCTCGCGCAAGCTGGTGGGTAGCTACATCACCTCGCTGGAGATGGCGGGCTGCTCGATCACCCTGGTGAAGATGGACGACGAGCTGACCAAGCTCTGGGATGCGCCCGTGCTGACCCCGGCGCTGCGCTGGGGCATGTAG
- a CDS encoding aquaporin family protein, with amino-acid sequence MPAGFLGELFGTMVLILLGDGVVAAVLLNKSKAQNAGWIVITAGWAFAVMCGAFVSAAFGGPGSLNPAGIIQGWFAAGADIGNGVMLIVAQFLGAMLGALLVWLAYLPHWEITEDKGAKLGVFSTGPAIRNPVANLITEIIGTFSLIFIVSAIGKAVSGATPGLNTYLVGMLIWSLGLSLGGPTGYALNPARDLGPRIMHAILPIAGKGSSDWEYAWIPVVGPIIGAVLGGVLFRALAG; translated from the coding sequence ATGCCCGCAGGATTCTTAGGCGAACTGTTTGGAACCATGGTGCTCATCCTGCTTGGCGATGGGGTGGTGGCGGCAGTTCTGCTCAACAAGTCGAAAGCACAGAACGCAGGCTGGATCGTGATCACCGCTGGCTGGGCCTTTGCGGTCATGTGTGGCGCGTTTGTCTCGGCGGCCTTCGGCGGGCCTGGCTCGCTCAACCCCGCCGGGATCATCCAGGGCTGGTTTGCCGCCGGTGCCGACATTGGCAACGGCGTGATGCTGATCGTGGCGCAGTTCCTGGGCGCGATGCTGGGCGCGCTGCTGGTGTGGCTGGCCTACCTGCCCCACTGGGAGATCACCGAGGACAAGGGCGCGAAGCTGGGCGTATTTAGCACCGGCCCGGCCATCCGCAACCCGGTGGCCAACCTGATCACCGAGATCATCGGCACCTTCAGCCTGATCTTCATCGTCAGCGCCATCGGCAAGGCGGTCAGCGGCGCAACCCCAGGCTTGAACACCTACCTCGTCGGCATGCTGATCTGGTCGCTGGGCCTGAGCCTGGGCGGCCCCACCGGCTACGCCCTGAACCCCGCCCGCGACCTCGGCCCGCGCATCATGCACGCCATCCTGCCGATCGCAGGCAAGGGCAGCTCCGACTGGGAGTACGCGTGGATCCCGGTGGTCGGCCCGATCATCGGCGCGGTGCTGGGCGGCGTGCTGTTCCGCGCGCTGGCAGGCTAG
- a CDS encoding GAF domain-containing protein — protein MSHAAWQHFLATGSTAGLHLAPPILRSWERSAAAGVPAEAALAAQPAAPHSAADDELCALARPSMEDLYQFMEGSGFAVMLHNAALAMIDLIGDAPMVEQIAALGLGPGTSWAEQRIGTMAANLALAEAAPCQTSGAEHYRRAYHALACSAAPLFDVDGQAVGVLGVLGPSGAAHAHTLGMVIAAAQAIHTQERNNLLLAETNEHLAELNAVVEAISEGLIFVDAQGCVGKINTRASQMLGITARQMGRRLDELITLPPNLRDALERRHELADQELQLAGRKGPLVVLCNLRPAWDRGRRYRGALLTLRPPESVQRLVQQVVGAQASFTFADIIGESAPMQDAIRHARAAAFSPAPVLLEGEQGVGKELFAHALHNASPRSGGPFIVLNCAAVPRSLLLGDLVGYEGQHASDPAQRGPAEGRPGRLELAQGGTLLLEEISALTPEAQTSLLRAIETGHIIRLGGRRVIPLDVRVIAATPSDLDAEVADGRFRADLLLRLGVLSIRIPPLRERGDDILLMASHMLATINRRLGKQTLLAPEALAALRAYPWPGNVRELETLLERLLHLSEKSVLTLDDLPAAVASHAPHGAPAPARLHDHHALAEREAIVRAYHESGGHLGRTAERLGISRATLWRKMRRYALDRDLLWQSKH, from the coding sequence ATGAGCCATGCGGCCTGGCAGCATTTTCTGGCCACCGGCAGCACCGCCGGGCTCCACCTCGCGCCGCCCATCCTGCGCTCGTGGGAGCGCAGCGCCGCCGCCGGGGTGCCCGCCGAGGCGGCGCTGGCCGCGCAGCCAGCCGCGCCGCACAGCGCCGCCGACGACGAGCTGTGCGCCCTGGCCCGCCCATCCATGGAAGACCTCTACCAGTTCATGGAGGGTTCCGGCTTCGCGGTGATGCTGCACAACGCCGCGCTAGCCATGATCGACCTGATCGGCGACGCGCCCATGGTCGAGCAGATCGCCGCGCTGGGCTTGGGGCCGGGCACCAGCTGGGCCGAGCAGCGCATCGGCACCATGGCCGCGAACCTCGCCCTGGCCGAGGCCGCGCCCTGCCAGACCAGCGGTGCCGAGCACTACCGCCGGGCCTACCACGCGCTGGCCTGCTCGGCGGCCCCGCTGTTCGATGTGGATGGGCAGGCGGTGGGCGTGCTGGGCGTGCTGGGGCCAAGCGGCGCGGCCCACGCCCACACCCTAGGCATGGTGATCGCCGCCGCCCAGGCCATCCACACCCAGGAGCGCAACAACCTGCTGCTGGCCGAGACCAACGAGCATCTGGCCGAGCTGAACGCCGTGGTCGAGGCGATCAGCGAGGGCCTGATCTTTGTGGATGCCCAGGGCTGCGTGGGCAAGATCAACACGCGCGCCAGCCAGATGCTCGGCATCACGGCTCGGCAGATGGGCAGGCGGCTCGACGAGCTGATCACCCTGCCCCCCAACCTGCGCGATGCGCTTGAGCGGCGGCACGAGCTGGCCGACCAAGAGCTGCAGCTGGCGGGCCGCAAGGGGCCGCTGGTGGTGCTGTGCAACCTGCGCCCCGCCTGGGATCGCGGGCGGCGCTACCGCGGTGCGCTGCTGACCCTGCGCCCACCCGAGAGCGTGCAGCGCCTGGTGCAGCAGGTGGTGGGGGCGCAGGCCAGCTTCACCTTCGCCGACATCATCGGCGAGAGCGCCCCGATGCAGGATGCCATCCGCCACGCCCGCGCTGCGGCTTTCTCGCCTGCGCCGGTGCTGCTGGAGGGCGAACAGGGCGTGGGCAAGGAGCTGTTCGCCCACGCCCTGCACAACGCTAGCCCGCGCAGCGGCGGGCCGTTTATCGTGCTGAACTGCGCCGCCGTGCCGCGATCGCTGCTGCTGGGCGACCTGGTGGGCTACGAGGGCCAGCATGCCAGCGACCCCGCCCAGCGCGGCCCCGCCGAGGGCAGGCCCGGGCGGCTGGAGCTGGCCCAGGGCGGCACCCTGCTGCTTGAGGAGATCAGCGCGCTCACCCCCGAGGCCCAGACCAGCCTGCTGCGCGCGATCGAGACCGGGCACATCATCCGGCTGGGCGGGCGGCGCGTCATCCCGCTGGATGTGCGGGTGATCGCCGCAACGCCCAGCGACCTCGACGCCGAGGTGGCCGATGGCCGGTTCCGCGCCGACCTGCTGCTGCGGCTGGGCGTGCTCTCCATCCGCATCCCGCCGCTGCGCGAGCGCGGCGACGACATCCTGCTGATGGCCAGCCACATGTTGGCCACGATCAACCGGCGGCTGGGCAAGCAGACCCTGCTGGCCCCCGAGGCCCTGGCCGCGCTGCGGGCCTACCCCTGGCCCGGCAATGTGCGCGAGCTAGAGACGCTGCTGGAGCGGCTGCTGCACCTGAGCGAGAAGAGCGTGCTGACGCTCGACGACCTGCCCGCCGCCGTGGCCAGCCACGCGCCCCACGGCGCGCCCGCCCCCGCCCGCCTGCACGACCACCACGCCCTGGCCGAGCGCGAGGCGATCGTGCGGGCCTACCACGAGTCGGGCGGGCACCTGGGCCGCACCGCCGAGCGCCTGGGCATCAGCCGCGCCACGCTCTGGCGCAAGATGCGCCGCTACGCCCTGGACCGCGACCTGCTGTGGCAGTCAAAACATTGA
- a CDS encoding response regulator — protein sequence MAATRILVAEDNDLVALTLEEQLKGLGYDVIGVARTGAEAIELASRLTPDVIIMDIRMPEVDGTEATARINAQHPTPIIMLTAYTDRETIRRAENAGALGYLVKPVNEVELTPAINIALARFRELQDLRSKVDELSESLEARKVVERAKGILMQRLGLSERDAYERLRHRARDKRAKMKDIAQAIIEAEELLGPSSAS from the coding sequence ATGGCAGCAACACGCATTCTCGTCGCCGAAGACAACGATCTGGTCGCGCTTACCCTGGAAGAGCAGCTCAAGGGCCTCGGGTATGATGTGATCGGCGTTGCCCGCACTGGCGCCGAGGCTATCGAGCTGGCATCCCGCCTGACCCCCGATGTTATCATCATGGACATCCGCATGCCCGAGGTCGATGGCACCGAGGCGACCGCCCGCATCAACGCGCAGCACCCCACGCCGATCATCATGCTCACCGCCTACACCGACCGCGAGACCATCCGCCGCGCCGAGAACGCGGGCGCGCTGGGCTACCTAGTGAAGCCGGTGAACGAGGTCGAGCTAACGCCCGCGATCAACATCGCGCTGGCCCGCTTCCGCGAACTGCAGGATCTGCGCTCCAAGGTTGACGAGCTTTCCGAGTCGCTAGAGGCCCGCAAGGTCGTCGAGCGCGCCAAGGGCATCCTGATGCAGCGCCTGGGCCTGAGCGAGCGCGACGCCTACGAGCGGCTGCGCCACCGCGCCCGCGACAAGCGCGCCAAGATGAAGGATATCGCCCAGGCGATCATCGAGGCCGAGGAGCTGCTTGGCCCATCGTCGGCATCGTAG